The window tttattcacatttacAGCGTCTGTGACCATGATCTTGGAGTAAATCTAGGTTTTAAACGAAGCTACTCCCATCTGAACTCCGTAAGTTAGAATTTAACGGTTTCCTCGTGATGTTTATTGGGTTCTTTAACCGCTCGGCCACCGCCGCTTCTAAGTCTATAGTTTAGTTGGATGAgtgttttatgtatgaaaagaaaactaattttaccggaaataactttaatgttctctcaaaaaaatattacttgtgTCAATGTCGATATAATGAAATTGTtgatatgaaaatttattgtgtAATGATTCTTAAGTGCCTATTTTGGTTTGTCAGCACTGCTCAGATGCAGGAAGAGGGTTATTGGGCAGTGATCGCTGCCATAGACTTGGTCCCTGATGATGCTATCACATAGTGACGGCAGGAGCCTCTCGGACACTATGAAGTAGTCTAGGCGCCTGAAATGAACAGAAAACATGACACATTAGATCCATTCAAAATATTCTCAGTAGTTCTTATATgatctatatataaaaagaaacaaaataattataaaaaacggCAAAAGAAATCTTTCTTCCCCCGTGGCATGGCATGGCACGCGCGGCGCCATTTTTATAgcacgaaaaactatcgctatcccgtttcacgtcataataaaaagcgaaacagcgatagtttttcattACGTTGCCAAGTGGCCGAAAGGAAACAtcaatgtaggtacttaccatCCCACATTTTTCGATCGGCTATTTTTCATATACGTCCAGAAGGTATATGCTCCGGTCTTGTCAGGGTTGAGATGGCGGAAGGTGTCGACAAAGCCATCGCCGAGTAAGTCGCTCATGCCAGTTCTCTCTTCAATGGTGAATCcagcattttttttgttagtctTAGGATTGGCCAAATCTGGAAAAAGTTaagattttaaagaaaaactttGCATACTTACGAAAATAACTCTCAACAATTCGACAATATTGAGATAATATAGTTAAACATCAATAACATGTTTGTAACATACCAATTTCTTCATGTGACACGTTCATATCGCCGCATATTATCACAGGTTTTTTCTTATCTAAATCCTTAACGAATTTTCGGAATTCCTCGTTCCATTTCAGTCTCTTAGGGAGGGTGACTAGGTTTCGACCAGCATTAGGAACATAAGTgcatatcaaataaaaatgttcataTTCAGCAGTAATTATACGGCCTTCACTGTCCAACTCTTCATCTTGTAGTCCATACTGGACATTCATCGCGAGTTTTGTAGTATAGATGCCAACGCCCGCATAACCATCCTTTTCACTACCGACCCAGTAAGAATGATAGCCTGGCAAATTGGCTACGTCATCTGGTAGTTTCTCCTGAGCACATTTGGTCTCCTGCAGGCACAGAATATCtggtttttcatattttatgtaatcaaGACCACCTTTATTCAACCATGCTCTTATACCATCAACATTCCAACTAGCAATTTTGAAATTCCACTCCTTATCCTGCTTATTTTTCGAGGAATTGGAAAAATCTAATGAGTCATAATCTGTTGATGCTTTGTTTTTGGGTGGTGCAGTTTTAGTATCTTCAGATAGAGctgaaatatttgtaaaaatagtttaatactCGTATCAAACAAGACCAAATGACAGAATAaggtattgtaaaaaaaataagacaaagGAGAACCATTCCATtgcatattaattaaaattttagtatgTTAGTAATTGTCATAagaattgtaataataaatggttatattgttatttgttaaaaatgccCCCAAAGGTATTATACTACATAATGTTGAaccacaaaattattattgaattagAAAGGTCAATGACGttatatttgaaaatcgaCCATAAGATTCTCGGCCTATGTTCTGGGGGCAAACTTTAGAGGTAGTCTCACTAAGTTATGATCTGGTCACCAATAATGACGCCACAACAATTAAGAGGAGCACTGCAAAAACTTACCTGTGCTTTCTGCAGTGAAGCATTATTTCCAGGGACCCCAGCGCCAATTTTTGCCAAAATTTCCAGAATGTTCAGATATTTcagaacttaattttttaagaaatttgtacaataaaatttttgcagCGCTCTTTTTTACcgagcatttattttttatggtatGAATATCAGATAATAACCTTAAGTTCATCTAGATAAAGAGATATAGGTTAATgtgtgatatatgtatgtatcaagttTAAACAAATCAGCTCATTATGCAAACATTACATACCTTTCATTTatgaaatacataataatacaaaGTTTGTTACAGtcagtttaattaattaataaacaagatagaaaagaataaatcAGGCAATCTAATGAAGTTTAAGGGCTGgtcgattttaaaatttaacatcaCCAATAAAACAGGTGTAAATGATTAGAAAACCATTTATTAAGTAGTAAAGaaaacattcattcataataataaagtacaaaACAATTATTGTCAAACACCTCACCACTAGTTAACACTAacaacatttatacatatttacccctcttctttttctttggtTCCCCTGTGTCTTGCATATCTTGAGACTCATCGTCGACTGCTGGAGTTTCCGCTGACCTTTTTTTTGGAGCCCGCTTGCCCTTGGCAGGctttatttcttcttccaCCTCATCTGTTTCTTCAACAGCCTTTGCATCACCTGAATTTGAATCAGATTTAGCCAGTTTTCAAAGTTTTCTATAGCAAATTTGATGatcagttaataaaaataagctgTTTCTTAATGGTATTTATTGTGATAGATTATCTACTGGAGCTGCTCTAATggcaattcttttttttttttgttaaatttaatttttatttttgaaattagtgCACTAAGAACAAAATACTAATAGCagcatattatataataaccaagacccaggacaatgggagaaagtttgtttctcaacATTGGTTGGATTTTATACCAGGGACCtcctgtgtcacagacaagtgcacTAATGCTGCGCAAAAGAGGCAGTCAATTGTATCATATTATCAGTAAagcattatcattattataaaattatataatacctACCATTTCCTTTTTCTTCTGTTTGTTCATCTTCTTCCTTGTCTTGAGGCACCTCTTCTTTAGGTTTCTTACCCCTTCCTTTCCGGCCTTTAGCCTCTTTCTTTTTAGGCTCCTCCACAACCTTTTCTTCTTCACTCTCTGGTGTTTTCTCTTTCACttcttttgttactttttttcttCCTTTAGCCACGGGCTCAGACTTCACTTCTTCCTCATTACTAGCATCATCCTTGGACTGAGGTTTACGTCCTCTTCTCTTAGCTGAAGGTTTTTCAGCAACAGCTTCTTTTTCTACATCACCATTAGCTTTCCCTGGTTTTGCTTTCTTGCCTCTTCCAGCTTTAACTACTGTCGGCTCTTTTTTTGCTTGTTTACCACGTCCCCTGCCAGCAGGAGCCTTTTCTGCCTCTTCAGAGTCACCATTGGCTTCAATATCCCCATTTTTGTCAGCTTCATCCCCATCATTAGAAACATCATCAGGATCAGATTCCTCagcctttttctttttactcttCTTGGCTGGGGGAGCAACATCCTCAGCTTTATCATCAACTGGTTTCAGTCcatttttgtcatttattGCTTTCTTCTTTCCGCGTTTTGCCTTCTTATCTGGCACTGCAACATCCTCAATGTTCTCTTCAAGTTCTGCTTTAGCTTCAATCACTGGCTCCTCAattatttttccctttcctttgCCTTTTGGTGCTTCATCAGCTACTTTGACATCTGTGGCTTTctataagaaataattatatatatcaggaattaagttaaaaatctACATGTGAGAGTTACATACTGGTACCCTGCTAGGGGTAGCTGGTGCCCATTTGGTAACTTTCTGTGTGGACTTCATAAAGGTAGGCTTTCCACATTACCGGGAACAAAatccaaaattattatactgGATACTTTAATTTACCctatttttactgtttaatATCTCTAATTCAACATGTGATAAATGAAGTAGTTcacaatataataagtatctttattgtatcaaaatttaaattgttataggaattgtacataattaaaagaaaaaaatccaattatatatttcatacaCTATGATactatttgccgtgtggttcctggcaccattacaaaaaagaataggaccactccatctctttcccacggatgtcgtaaaaggcgactaagggataggcttataaacttgggattcctcttttaggcgatgggctagcaacctgtcactattttgaatctcaattctatcacaaagccaaacagctgagcgtggcctatcagtcttttcaagactggtggctctgtctaccccgctagggatatagacgtgatcatatgtatgtatatatgtatgatactatatacatacactatttacataaataattggATTTTTTTCAGCATCAAGCATCTAAATTAGTCATAACACTGTgtacaaataataagtattagtTAAGGTAAAGTGTTACATTTGCATCTACAATGCAAAAGGGTTTTCCCCATTATGATAGGATGAAAATTGGTTCAGCATCTGTACAGAAAAAAACTACACActgtttttagttattttcatatgtACACAATTTTAACTGTTTTTTCATGGACATATTAAAGAAACTAGATTGAAAGATAAGAATAACCTAATTTTGCAGCATGAATACGATTATAGAATGCATCCATGATTAATCCTCGTTTTTACTAGTGACAATACAATGATTTCTAACAATTAATAATCTATTATTAATATAGGATGGCCTACAAAATGTGATTCAATATATGAGAAAAATGAcgcatacattttataaagaaataatcgACTGCACAGCCATTGCAACTTTTGGAGGCAAAGCTCGTGTAAATTTGCATATCCAACACACGCGGTGAATTAAATTGTACTCAAATTGCGTATTGATCATAAATCTAACACACACAAAAATGGGAACacaatattatcttttaataGGCTTTATTAACACAATTCCTTTAGAacaaagagtaaaacataaagTAGGCAATGTGTTAGCAAAACGGAGCAGGAAGAGTTGAAAAATGATGAAGATACCTTGGTTTTTGTAGATCTTGgtgccattttatttttcaattattataaaacaactaAACCagtttcttattaaatttatttaaaggaaaCGATACCGGCGTTTACACTTTCTACTGAACGGCAACGGCAAGCGAAAAGTTTCCGgcaaaaattaatgacagaTCCCAGATGACAGCAAGAAATGCCAATAAACCgcgaatttttttgttttttttttttagtggaATGCGAAGAAAATGAAGCCTCACTTCACAAAAGCAAAGCAAAAAACCGGCAGAATGCAACGGACTACATGGCAATGATTTGTACTGCATTGTCTgtcaatgtaattttatttgtgataTGTCATTGTCAGTGTTTCGAGTTTCATATGTACATCAgtcaatgaaataatattctatGGAGGTGCCCTAATTGTTCAACTTGACtcagaaataaaaactgataTATCTGTCTCTTTCTCACAACAGTGGTTTAACGGGAGAAAAAACGTTTACACTCTTTTATCAGCACCCTCTTCATTGGCTTCGATGTGTTTGTGCTGGAGCACCGCCATCTTAAGTAGCCCGCTTAGCTTACTCGTGGAAGTTATCACCGTGAGGATTTTACGTTTTTCCGAGGAAATCTCGTGTTTTTCTACTGTTTACCAAGTTGTGCTTATATTAATCGTTAATAAACAACAAATGAAGTGTTCAATAGCATATTGTGGCTTATGCCAAAGCAAAAATAGGCCGAATTTAACCTTTCACCGGTAAGTGGTTAATATTTGGTTAAATTATTGTCTATCATACagtgtatttaattaaatgtgtttaaaaaccttattacttttaatcttCTTTGTTGTGagctttaaaaaattgtaatattctcaatatttcattcacatcGAAAACATAAACACGTGTGCTAGTGTTGAACATCATCGAACATAGAATCTTAtcgataaactagctgtgcccgcgacttcgtccgcgtggaatagttatttggaAATCATGAAAGCCCTCAAGgacgaataattttccccgtttttttttcacattttccattatttctttgcttcttatagttgcagcgtgatgttatatagcctaaacattttttatttttaaattgttatatattctatgatgttcattgaaattaagtgatgtCCAAGACAATTTTGTTCACAATTAAGTACTCATAAGcaacaatacatttatttggataaagattaatattattacgttGATACAACTCTTAACAAATAATGCATTAATTTCGACCAAATTTGGTTTCCATAAGAACGGTTCTAGTGAGTTTatcttaaaagatagacatatacTGTCGCGgacatttttttagattattacaagaggaataattctttcatacatatatttttggtatcttGAACCGTTTTTGCAGcggaagccctcaagaatgagtaattttccccgtttttttcacattttccattatttcttcgcttctaatagttgcagcgtgatgttttatagcctatagccttcctcgataaatggtctattgaacacaaaaataatttttcaattggaaccagtagttcctgagattagcgcgtaaacaaactcttcagctttataatagtatgtatatgtatagtattagtatagataagggGCTAAGTTatgatattgtatttttttcttgttttagtTTACCAAGGAACGAATCTCGGCGAAGGGAATGGCTACAAATAATTGGCATAGAAAATATCCGGCCGGGAACAAAAGACATCTATGTGTGCTCAATGCACTTTGAAGAGAGTGCattcaataaaactttaaatatagttAGATTGAGAGATGATGCTATCCCAACAATATTTGCAAAGGTAAATAATGTGtcaatctatttattttggatccaatgaagttatttaaattttaccctGTAACTGTTGACCGATTATTCTGATTACCATATACTTCACAATTTCTATTTTgactgatattattatttagcatGACGTGTTGTGATTGTGACAAAAGTACAT is drawn from Amyelois transitella isolate CPQ chromosome 6, ilAmyTran1.1, whole genome shotgun sequence and contains these coding sequences:
- the LOC106131135 gene encoding DNA-(apurinic or apyrimidinic site) endonuclease; the encoded protein is MAPRSTKTKKATDVKVADEAPKGKGKGKIIEEPVIEAKAELEENIEDVAVPDKKAKRGKKKAINDKNGLKPVDDKAEDVAPPAKKSKKKKAEESDPDDVSNDGDEADKNGDIEANGDSEEAEKAPAGRGRGKQAKKEPTVVKAGRGKKAKPGKANGDVEKEAVAEKPSAKRRGRKPQSKDDASNEEEVKSEPVAKGRKKVTKEVKEKTPESEEEKVVEEPKKKEAKGRKGRGKKPKEEVPQDKEEDEQTEEKGNGDAKAVEETDEVEEEIKPAKGKRAPKKRSAETPAVDDESQDMQDTGEPKKKKRALSEDTKTAPPKNKASTDYDSLDFSNSSKNKQDKEWNFKIASWNVDGIRAWLNKGGLDYIKYEKPDILCLQETKCAQEKLPDDVANLPGYHSYWVGSEKDGYAGVGIYTTKLAMNVQYGLQDEELDSEGRIITAEYEHFYLICTYVPNAGRNLVTLPKRLKWNEEFRKFVKDLDKKKPVIICGDMNVSHEEIDLANPKTNKKNAGFTIEERTGMSDLLGDGFVDTFRHLNPDKTGAYTFWTYMKNSRSKNVGWRLDYFIVSERLLPSLCDSIIRDQVYGSDHCPITLFLHLSSADKPK